A single window of uncultured Pseudodesulfovibrio sp. DNA harbors:
- a CDS encoding ATP-binding protein, whose amino-acid sequence MKVTFLHRIHLLLFIVLAASPALAGEPLRISIFPFSPPFSFYAVQDGNKHLQGYTIDECLAVGKELKRDIEFITVGAIDRQVGILKKGDIALIAHDSASYAKTHGLIFLPVGVSLQHHLYIHETCTPCIDLHNPETFRDKRVVTVKGAPYVMDISMVPNIIEAPSALEALNLLNQGIADIYIAPSERVADYLITTNDFDAILKDGDFIGEAPLGFVVNPEDTELIKRLKTAIKTLERQGTLASIRDKWFDQPHEFSLSKYSKQIALTALGIAALFVMFGVWNLSLKRRVAQVARDLRQTEQRYRDLIESSPDMIFLVTEDGEILHANERACTNLRLKTPFKGLNLQNLIAPEDKEEVAPFLDKVFNDGCDKFEFRMDEKTGQDMEVEIAGRILQGPIQPGLLACLFARNVTDRNRMEEELIQSERLGIIGKMAAGVAHEINNPLGIIQFNAEDLLYAEEMSTEAKEGLTAISRNAARAADTITHMLDLASPKPMVNDILHLEDAVKDSLALLGPKIKKTALTLDIQNEPLSMRGDSRAIQQVLVNLLLNALSSMQGKGSISIFGDRSHESIRLVIEDKGKGIARKDLPHIFDPFFTSRKNGFGLGLFITRRIVERHEGIIFAESEPDEGTRMILEFPLHEDEESA is encoded by the coding sequence ATGAAAGTGACCTTCCTGCATCGTATTCATTTGTTGCTCTTTATTGTCCTCGCAGCATCTCCCGCCCTTGCAGGAGAACCCTTGCGCATAAGTATTTTCCCTTTCTCGCCGCCGTTCTCATTTTATGCTGTTCAAGACGGCAATAAACACTTGCAGGGATACACGATCGACGAGTGTTTAGCCGTAGGAAAAGAGCTTAAGCGAGACATTGAATTCATTACGGTAGGCGCCATCGACAGACAGGTCGGAATTCTCAAAAAAGGCGACATTGCACTCATTGCTCATGATTCCGCCTCCTACGCAAAGACACATGGGCTGATCTTTCTCCCTGTGGGTGTCAGCCTACAACATCACTTGTACATCCATGAAACCTGCACGCCTTGTATTGACCTGCACAACCCTGAAACTTTTCGAGACAAACGCGTCGTCACGGTCAAAGGTGCACCCTACGTCATGGACATTTCAATGGTGCCCAACATCATTGAAGCTCCTTCGGCCCTCGAAGCCCTGAACCTCCTCAATCAGGGGATTGCTGATATTTATATAGCCCCCTCCGAACGGGTGGCGGACTATCTCATCACAACCAATGACTTTGATGCAATCCTCAAAGACGGTGACTTTATCGGAGAAGCTCCATTGGGATTCGTCGTCAACCCCGAAGACACGGAACTTATCAAGCGACTCAAAACCGCTATCAAAACGCTAGAAAGACAAGGCACCCTCGCTAGCATCCGAGATAAATGGTTCGACCAGCCACATGAGTTCTCACTCTCAAAATACTCCAAACAGATCGCCCTGACCGCATTGGGTATAGCGGCCCTGTTTGTCATGTTCGGCGTGTGGAATCTTTCCCTGAAGCGACGGGTAGCTCAAGTGGCGCGAGACTTGCGCCAGACTGAACAACGATATCGAGATCTCATCGAGTCATCACCCGATATGATTTTTTTGGTGACTGAGGACGGCGAAATCCTCCACGCCAATGAACGAGCATGCACCAATCTCCGCTTGAAGACACCGTTTAAAGGGTTAAACCTGCAGAACCTGATCGCACCGGAAGACAAAGAAGAAGTCGCCCCCTTTCTGGACAAGGTGTTCAACGACGGATGCGATAAATTCGAATTCAGGATGGACGAAAAAACCGGGCAGGACATGGAGGTCGAAATCGCAGGCCGCATCCTGCAAGGCCCCATTCAACCGGGACTGCTAGCCTGTCTGTTTGCACGTAATGTCACGGACAGAAATCGCATGGAAGAAGAACTCATCCAATCAGAACGACTCGGCATCATAGGCAAAATGGCCGCTGGCGTTGCCCATGAGATCAATAACCCGCTGGGAATCATCCAGTTCAACGCCGAAGATCTGCTCTATGCTGAAGAAATGAGCACCGAGGCCAAAGAAGGACTGACTGCCATCTCCCGCAATGCGGCCAGAGCCGCGGATACAATCACTCACATGTTGGACTTGGCCTCCCCAAAACCAATGGTGAACGACATTCTTCATCTTGAAGATGCGGTCAAGGATAGTCTGGCTCTGTTGGGACCCAAGATCAAAAAAACAGCACTCACACTGGATATTCAAAACGAACCACTGAGCATGCGAGGAGACTCCCGCGCTATCCAACAAGTACTGGTCAACCTCCTTCTCAATGCCCTGAGCAGTATGCAGGGTAAGGGAAGCATTTCCATTTTCGGAGACAGGTCCCACGAAAGCATCCGCCTTGTTATCGAAGACAAAGGGAAAGGCATTGCGCGAAAAGATCTCCCTCATATTTTCGATCCATTCTTTACATCAAGAAAAAATGGATTCGGGCTGGGACTATTTATCACTCGCCGCATAGTGGAACGCCATGAAGGCATCATTTTTGCTGAGTCCGAGCCAGATGAAGGAACGCGAATGATTTTGGAATTTCCCCTGCACGAAGATGAAGAGAGCGCATAA
- a CDS encoding sigma-54 dependent transcriptional regulator codes for MPDKILLVDDELDLLSTVSRALKRQGYTVHTAISGAEALEALSETIYDLVISDLAMEPIDGMELLKRIRSIDTLLPVIMMTGVGTIETAVESIKLGAYHYITKPFTPQDLLLLVHRAIEHGQLNRKLESIQARDDNKESDSMVIGNNAMIQQMMTTMDKVSESDAPILIQGETGTGKSLFAKRIHTISSRSNKPFFTIDCGALTETLLESELFGHVKGAFTGATRAKRGLLEEAQGGTIFLDEIGDLSSSTQVKLLRAIQEKEIKPVGSNTSSLIDVRFLAATSRDLESGVETGEFRKDLYYRLAVIPVRLPPLRERQDDIVLFVDFFVRKFNKRYNKAVTAIDPSAMQVILDSPWPGNIRELENVIERAVLLANGETIALNSLNTCPQSFATMQTHNAPLPLKTAVSKAEATAIRTALKATNGNRSKAAQILGIGRTTLYEKIDAYRID; via the coding sequence ATGCCCGACAAGATACTATTGGTCGATGATGAGCTGGACCTCCTGTCTACTGTTTCACGAGCCTTGAAACGGCAAGGATACACTGTCCACACAGCCATATCAGGTGCGGAAGCTCTAGAGGCCCTATCAGAAACCATATATGACCTCGTCATCAGTGACCTCGCCATGGAGCCCATTGACGGCATGGAATTACTCAAACGAATCCGCTCCATTGATACCCTCTTGCCTGTAATCATGATGACCGGCGTCGGGACCATTGAGACCGCTGTGGAATCCATCAAACTCGGTGCCTATCATTATATCACCAAACCATTCACTCCACAGGATTTGCTGCTCCTCGTCCACCGGGCCATCGAGCATGGACAACTCAATCGCAAACTCGAATCCATTCAGGCTCGTGACGACAATAAAGAAAGTGATTCCATGGTCATCGGCAACAACGCCATGATCCAGCAAATGATGACAACCATGGACAAAGTGTCTGAATCGGATGCTCCCATTCTCATTCAGGGGGAAACCGGCACTGGCAAATCCCTATTTGCCAAGCGCATTCACACGATCAGTTCACGATCGAACAAACCTTTTTTCACCATTGATTGTGGCGCACTCACCGAAACCCTGCTGGAAAGTGAACTCTTCGGCCACGTCAAAGGAGCATTCACCGGGGCTACACGCGCCAAGCGCGGCCTGCTTGAAGAAGCGCAGGGGGGCACGATTTTTCTGGACGAAATCGGCGATTTATCGTCCTCAACGCAGGTAAAACTTCTACGGGCCATTCAGGAAAAAGAAATCAAGCCTGTGGGCAGCAATACATCAAGCCTCATTGATGTCCGATTTCTCGCCGCCACCAGTCGCGATCTTGAATCAGGGGTGGAGACCGGCGAATTCCGCAAGGACCTCTATTACCGCCTTGCAGTCATTCCCGTTCGTCTGCCGCCATTGCGTGAACGTCAGGATGACATTGTCCTGTTCGTCGATTTCTTTGTGCGCAAATTCAACAAGCGCTATAACAAAGCCGTGACAGCCATTGACCCCAGTGCCATGCAGGTCATTCTCGATTCTCCATGGCCGGGAAATATCCGAGAACTGGAAAATGTCATTGAACGCGCCGTCCTTCTCGCAAATGGTGAAACCATTGCCCTAAACAGCCTCAACACCTGCCCACAGTCCTTTGCCACAATGCAAACTCATAATGCCCCTCTCCCACTCAAGACCGCAGTCTCGAAAGCTGAAGCAACCGCTATTCGCACGGCCTTGAAAGCGACCAATGGCAACAGGTCAAAAGCAGCGCAAATTTTGGGCATCGGCAGAACGACCCTGTATGAAAAAATTGATGCTTACCGCATAGACTGA
- a CDS encoding aryl-sulfate sulfotransferase, with the protein MKRLTRQALLAFAMVLVATAAYATTSVFPTGTVKYSPDKTFNGYTLIAGGKARLVDMNGNLVNEWEGVNGFPAKMLPGGQILSTGERWKGYIDDAITVKQLDWNGKTVWEFGKYAKVVKDPKNPAAGDMWISTQHHDLQHAGNPVYYVPGHNYKMKGKTLILGHKWHVNKDVSDHVLMDDTVYEVDANGKVIWEWVASEHFKEYGFDKDAIKAIKGWSPKAGAEKNGFDWWHQNCASYLGPNKWYDAGDKRFHPDNIIFDSREANILCIISHETGKVVWRLGPDYTQGAEAEIGQILGPHHTHMVPNGLPGGSNVMVYDNGGQAGYGAPNSMSPNGLATIHRFYSRVLEIDPVTKEVVWEYSIKSRKKPWKLFGYEEFSPFISSAQRLPNGNTLICEGSNGRFIEVTHEGEVVWEYISPYPGNIPGTNYVYRAYRVPYEWAPQGKHAEEVAVVPPANNSFQLPNVKGQKPRVGEMTGGGLLSNVSMTDEGEEVEVDTDDGPNTMPVY; encoded by the coding sequence ATGAAAAGGTTAACACGACAGGCCTTGCTGGCTTTTGCGATGGTTCTCGTCGCTACAGCAGCCTATGCTACCACCTCGGTGTTTCCGACTGGTACGGTAAAGTATTCCCCGGACAAGACGTTTAATGGCTACACGCTGATTGCAGGTGGTAAAGCCCGCCTTGTGGATATGAATGGTAATCTCGTCAATGAATGGGAAGGGGTGAACGGATTTCCCGCAAAGATGTTGCCCGGCGGCCAGATTCTTTCCACCGGCGAACGTTGGAAGGGGTACATTGATGATGCCATAACCGTGAAGCAGCTTGACTGGAATGGCAAGACAGTCTGGGAATTCGGCAAGTATGCCAAGGTCGTCAAGGACCCCAAGAATCCCGCTGCAGGCGATATGTGGATTTCCACACAGCATCATGACCTGCAACATGCAGGTAACCCTGTTTATTATGTGCCGGGCCATAACTACAAGATGAAGGGCAAGACCTTGATTCTGGGGCATAAGTGGCACGTGAACAAGGATGTCAGCGACCATGTGCTGATGGACGACACCGTGTACGAAGTGGATGCAAACGGTAAGGTCATTTGGGAATGGGTCGCTTCTGAGCATTTCAAGGAATATGGTTTTGATAAAGACGCCATCAAGGCCATCAAGGGCTGGAGCCCCAAGGCCGGTGCCGAAAAGAACGGCTTTGACTGGTGGCATCAGAACTGCGCATCCTACCTTGGACCCAACAAATGGTACGATGCAGGCGACAAGCGTTTTCATCCTGACAACATCATTTTTGACTCTCGTGAAGCCAATATTCTGTGTATTATCAGCCACGAGACCGGCAAGGTCGTCTGGCGTCTCGGCCCGGACTATACTCAAGGTGCAGAAGCAGAGATTGGTCAGATCCTTGGACCCCACCATACACATATGGTTCCCAATGGTTTGCCGGGTGGCAGCAACGTGATGGTCTATGACAACGGTGGTCAGGCTGGCTACGGCGCACCCAACTCCATGTCTCCCAACGGACTGGCAACAATCCATCGTTTCTACTCCCGCGTATTGGAAATCGACCCTGTGACCAAGGAAGTCGTGTGGGAATATTCCATCAAGTCCCGCAAGAAGCCTTGGAAGCTCTTTGGTTATGAAGAGTTTAGCCCCTTTATCAGCTCTGCGCAGCGTTTGCCCAACGGCAACACCTTGATCTGTGAAGGGTCCAATGGTCGTTTCATTGAAGTGACTCATGAAGGCGAAGTCGTCTGGGAATACATCTCCCCATATCCCGGAAACATCCCCGGTACGAATTACGTATACCGCGCCTATCGTGTCCCCTACGAGTGGGCACCGCAGGGCAAGCATGCTGAAGAAGTGGCTGTTGTGCCCCCGGCAAACAACAGTTTTCAGCTTCCGAATGTCAAGGGACAAAAGCCCAGAGTCGGAGAAATGACCGGCGGCGGCCTTCTTTCCAATGTTTCTATGACTGACGAGGGTGAAGAAGTCGAAGTTGATACCGACGATGGACCCAACACCATGCCGGTTTACTAA
- a CDS encoding helix-hairpin-helix domain-containing protein: MNKFIITICVAALCMLFATAAFAQDDIVSFNKASVEELMAIEDVDVPEDIAKAIVEYRTVNGPFKKADDMVKVPGMTQDFLEELNPQVTDDGDVVFDPDAEPALAPSKC, translated from the coding sequence ATGAACAAATTTATTATAACCATCTGTGTTGCCGCACTGTGCATGTTGTTTGCCACAGCAGCCTTTGCTCAGGATGACATCGTCAGCTTCAATAAGGCCAGTGTGGAAGAGCTTATGGCCATCGAAGATGTGGATGTCCCCGAGGACATTGCCAAGGCCATTGTTGAATACCGTACCGTCAACGGACCGTTCAAAAAAGCTGACGATATGGTCAAGGTTCCCGGCATGACACAGGACTTTTTGGAAGAATTGAATCCGCAGGTTACAGACGACGGCGACGTGGTTTTTGACCCGGATGCAGAGCCTGCATTGGCTCCATCCAAGTGTTAG
- a CDS encoding aryl-sulfate sulfotransferase — protein sequence MKRRQFLTGCAALAATALVNPMEAMSFPTVFPHGTTIYKPSKCWNGFTVFGTEVESEGTVLIDMNGNVVKQWKDICQAEHPPKLLKGGYLAGAKRPSPEKKGRAWGDESSTDLVVVDWNEKVVRKIPRAGMHHDYQFEGNPVGYHAPGMPVDNRKGKMLILSHKFVHNDKITKKELYDDYIVEVDKNGKIIWEWLASDHFDEMNFPPEFKKTLRKYPTFSMTRTPGKKGGDWIHVNAASYLGPNKWYDEDPKTYSMFNPDNIIISNRQTNTSCIIDKKTGKLVWQIGPYYYKDSVWEFNGKKYKKAYKKLGQIIGQHHTHMIPKGLPGEGNIMVYDNGGYAGYGPRNPGAPYGWSNARRDYSRVIEFDPRTLKIVWEHSAKQMGMRNKYQFYSDYVSSAQRLPNGNTMITNGAVGQFQEVTPDHEIVWEYISPYYTKKGNYNLVYRAMRVPYDYVPQLKQPKEKAVTPPENTTFRIKAD from the coding sequence ATGAAAAGACGTCAGTTTTTGACCGGGTGCGCAGCCCTTGCCGCCACCGCGTTGGTCAATCCCATGGAGGCCATGAGCTTTCCCACCGTATTTCCTCATGGAACGACCATTTATAAGCCTTCGAAGTGCTGGAACGGTTTTACCGTGTTCGGTACCGAAGTCGAATCCGAAGGCACCGTGCTCATCGACATGAATGGTAACGTGGTAAAGCAATGGAAGGACATTTGTCAGGCCGAGCATCCGCCCAAATTGTTGAAGGGTGGTTATCTGGCTGGTGCCAAGCGTCCTTCGCCTGAGAAAAAGGGCCGGGCCTGGGGCGACGAGTCTTCGACTGACCTCGTGGTTGTGGATTGGAATGAAAAGGTCGTTCGCAAGATTCCCCGTGCTGGTATGCACCATGATTACCAGTTCGAAGGCAACCCGGTCGGCTACCATGCTCCCGGCATGCCTGTAGACAACCGCAAGGGCAAGATGTTGATTCTGTCTCACAAGTTCGTACACAACGATAAGATCACCAAAAAAGAGTTGTACGATGATTATATCGTGGAAGTGGACAAGAACGGCAAGATTATATGGGAATGGCTCGCTTCCGATCATTTTGATGAGATGAATTTCCCCCCGGAATTCAAGAAGACTCTGCGCAAGTACCCCACTTTCTCCATGACTCGTACTCCGGGCAAGAAGGGTGGCGACTGGATTCATGTCAACGCGGCTTCTTATCTCGGCCCCAACAAGTGGTACGATGAAGATCCGAAGACATATTCCATGTTCAACCCGGATAATATCATTATTTCCAACCGGCAGACCAACACGTCCTGCATCATCGACAAGAAGACGGGCAAGCTCGTTTGGCAGATTGGTCCCTATTACTACAAGGATTCCGTCTGGGAATTTAACGGCAAGAAGTACAAGAAGGCTTATAAAAAGCTTGGTCAGATCATTGGTCAGCACCACACCCATATGATTCCCAAGGGATTGCCGGGTGAAGGCAATATCATGGTTTACGACAATGGCGGTTATGCTGGTTATGGCCCGCGCAACCCCGGTGCACCTTATGGCTGGTCAAATGCTCGTCGTGATTATTCCCGCGTTATCGAGTTCGATCCTCGTACTCTGAAAATCGTGTGGGAACATTCCGCCAAGCAGATGGGTATGCGTAACAAGTACCAGTTCTACTCCGATTACGTGTCCTCTGCACAGCGTCTGCCCAATGGTAACACGATGATCACCAACGGTGCAGTCGGTCAGTTCCAGGAAGTGACCCCGGACCACGAAATCGTTTGGGAATACATCAGTCCGTATTACACCAAAAAGGGCAATTACAATCTGGTCTATCGCGCCATGCGTGTACCGTATGACTATGTTCCCCAGTTGAAGCAGCCCAAGGAGAAGGCCGTCACTCCGCCGGAAAACACCACATTCCGTATCAAGGCTGATTAA
- a CDS encoding aryl-sulfate sulfotransferase has protein sequence MRKQSNFYTFALAALLAVVLAVPAQAYEALTGPTGVLKYNKSKAFDGYTLFDPGMGKATYLIDMEGNVVHTWKHAHKPGAHSQLLPNGHLLRASHLDKPATVGFGGEGGLLEEFDWDGKLVWKYKNFSDTSLQHHSFRRLPNGNTLVLCWERKTNEEAIAKGRDPKVMPKGGLKLWGMQFKYTWADYVQEVDKNGKVVWEWHVWDHIGTGPDKIDINWYLRGDRNIVELMDVVDWTHCNSVDVSPDGKKIVLNSRNFGEFYVIDRKTGKIEYRWGNPSTHDAGKAPAFIDNGDQQLFGNHHVTWLKNGNFLIFDNGWYRPEGNRSRAVEMNPKTGKVVWEYASKLTNSFYSMYQGGAQRLENGNTFITSTGQGHLIEVTGGKNPKVVWEFVNPIFGDEAQCVFDEGKKYAAKKGMTPYDIANNYIHRAYRYGKDYPAFKGKDMTPQGYVCGDDCPRFYKVYKRGATLDGGISDGFAEEADDTEEEDGPAMHAY, from the coding sequence ATGCGCAAGCAATCCAATTTTTACACATTTGCACTGGCCGCGCTGTTGGCAGTTGTGTTGGCTGTGCCAGCACAGGCTTATGAAGCATTGACCGGACCGACCGGGGTTTTGAAATACAACAAGAGCAAAGCTTTTGATGGGTATACATTGTTCGATCCGGGTATGGGAAAGGCAACTTATTTGATCGATATGGAAGGTAATGTTGTACATACATGGAAACATGCTCATAAACCCGGTGCCCATTCTCAACTGCTTCCCAATGGGCATTTGCTTCGAGCTAGCCACTTGGATAAGCCCGCCACCGTCGGGTTTGGTGGTGAGGGTGGACTTTTGGAAGAGTTTGACTGGGATGGCAAACTCGTATGGAAGTATAAGAATTTTAGTGACACTTCTCTTCAGCATCATTCTTTTCGCAGGCTTCCAAATGGCAATACACTTGTATTGTGTTGGGAAAGAAAAACAAACGAAGAAGCCATTGCAAAGGGTCGTGATCCCAAAGTCATGCCCAAGGGTGGCTTGAAACTGTGGGGAATGCAATTTAAGTATACTTGGGCTGATTATGTCCAAGAGGTTGATAAGAATGGCAAGGTTGTTTGGGAATGGCATGTCTGGGATCACATTGGAACCGGACCAGATAAAATCGATATCAATTGGTATCTCCGAGGTGACCGTAACATCGTCGAATTAATGGACGTCGTTGATTGGACGCATTGCAACTCTGTTGATGTATCTCCAGACGGTAAAAAAATCGTCCTGAATTCTCGTAACTTTGGTGAATTTTACGTAATTGATCGTAAGACTGGAAAAATCGAATACCGATGGGGTAATCCGAGTACACATGATGCCGGAAAGGCCCCTGCCTTTATCGATAATGGCGATCAGCAATTGTTTGGTAATCACCATGTTACTTGGCTGAAAAATGGAAATTTCCTGATTTTTGATAACGGTTGGTATCGTCCCGAAGGGAACCGTTCTCGTGCAGTGGAAATGAATCCTAAGACAGGCAAAGTCGTATGGGAATATGCGAGTAAGCTGACTAATAGTTTCTATTCGATGTACCAAGGTGGTGCTCAGCGTCTGGAGAATGGTAATACATTCATTACTTCGACCGGCCAAGGACATCTGATAGAGGTGACTGGTGGCAAGAATCCCAAGGTCGTTTGGGAGTTTGTGAACCCCATATTCGGTGATGAGGCGCAGTGCGTTTTTGATGAAGGGAAAAAGTATGCGGCCAAGAAGGGTATGACCCCGTACGACATTGCAAACAATTATATCCATCGTGCCTACCGTTATGGAAAGGATTATCCCGCCTTTAAGGGTAAAGACATGACTCCGCAGGGATATGTTTGTGGTGATGACTGCCCGCGTTTCTACAAAGTCTATAAGCGTGGTGCAACTCTTGATGGTGGAATAAGCGATGGATTTGCCGAAGAGGCCGATGACACAGAAGAAGAGGATGGCCCTGCCATGCACGCCTACTAG